In a single window of the Bacillus clarus genome:
- a CDS encoding nitroreductase family protein yields the protein MNYEAFKEVIHGRRSVRKYTEQEVSTDDIKEIIDCARYAPSDTNSQTWEFVVIMNREKIKEIEKMTWDALHKLAAKAAENGEEKAGKLLTRSFGPYATAFSEAPVLIVCLATPYESKFREKIFDPIAFVPDSVWEEEGIKSSCLAAQNLMLAAHARGLGTCPMTGPVLLAQNELRHYLQIEPEKQINMVISLGYPTDKPKKLSRKEVDEITTFIF from the coding sequence ATGAATTATGAAGCATTTAAAGAAGTGATTCACGGACGACGTAGTGTTAGGAAGTATACAGAACAAGAAGTATCTACTGACGATATCAAAGAAATTATTGATTGTGCTCGCTATGCACCGAGCGATACAAACTCACAAACTTGGGAATTTGTAGTGATTATGAATCGAGAAAAAATTAAAGAAATCGAGAAAATGACATGGGATGCGTTACATAAGTTAGCGGCAAAAGCTGCAGAAAATGGGGAAGAAAAAGCAGGTAAATTATTAACTCGTTCCTTCGGACCATATGCGACAGCCTTCTCTGAGGCTCCAGTATTAATCGTATGTTTAGCAACGCCGTATGAATCAAAGTTTCGTGAAAAGATATTTGATCCAATTGCCTTCGTTCCTGATTCAGTGTGGGAAGAGGAAGGGATTAAAAGCAGTTGTTTAGCGGCACAAAATTTAATGTTGGCTGCACACGCGAGAGGACTTGGTACTTGTCCAATGACAGGACCTGTATTATTAGCTCAAAATGAACTGCGACACTATTTACAAATTGAGCCTGAAAAACAAATTAATATGGTAATCTCACTTGGGTATCCAACAGACAAACCGAAGAAACTTTCTCGAAAAGAAGTAGATGAGATAACAACATTTATTTTTTAA
- a CDS encoding ABC transporter permease: MYDHNEIALNDVSKTFGKKVALDKVSLKVKKGSIFGLIGPNGAGKSTLTSILDTLLVIIGYFMGFRLPIGIVSLILFLVTPALFLCLVGAISIGIAVLTKKHSTMITVMQFFSFPLIFLSSAFMRSNLLPRWISILSKINPVDWVVRASQSTFNHSLAINYYLLIISCLVMTVFFCKITYDVQRK; encoded by the coding sequence ATGTATGACCATAATGAAATAGCTTTAAACGATGTTAGCAAAACATTTGGCAAAAAGGTAGCCTTAGATAAGGTGTCTCTTAAAGTGAAAAAAGGTTCTATCTTTGGACTAATTGGTCCAAATGGAGCAGGTAAATCTACTTTGACGAGTATATTAGACACTTTGTTAGTGATTATTGGCTATTTTATGGGATTCAGACTGCCAATAGGAATAGTTTCATTAATCCTTTTTCTTGTCACACCAGCATTATTTTTGTGTCTAGTCGGAGCTATTTCAATTGGAATTGCCGTTCTAACCAAAAAGCACTCAACGATGATCACAGTCATGCAGTTTTTCTCTTTCCCATTGATTTTTTTGTCTTCTGCCTTTATGCGAAGCAATTTATTACCAAGATGGATAAGTATCCTATCAAAAATAAATCCAGTTGACTGGGTAGTTAGAGCATCACAATCTACATTCAACCATTCGTTGGCAATCAACTACTATTTACTGATTATTTCATGTCTCGTTATGACTGTTTTCTTCTGTAAAATCACGTATGATGTTCAAAGAAAATAG
- a CDS encoding ABC transporter substrate-binding protein: MKRTKSMLILCIMLVMAMIAGCGKEEKKENDTAAKAKDSYVIKHAMGETTVNGTPKKVVVLTNEGAEALLAVGITPVGTTKPRAGDEWYPHLAKELKDTKVVGTERDINLEAIMKLKPDLIIGNKMRHEKIYEQLKEIAPTVYAETLRGDWKENFTLYTKAVNKEKEGQKALDDYKKRIEGMKEKLGDKLNSKVSIIRFVPGDVRIYQKNSFSGAVLNDIGFKRPPLQDKDDFAIKGITKEQIPNMDGDYLFYFTSDKDADKNNEGNTLAKEWTEDPLFKQLQASKNNKVFQVDEVIWNTAGGIKAANLMLDDIEKYFLK, translated from the coding sequence ATGAAACGAACTAAAAGTATGCTTATACTTTGTATTATGCTAGTAATGGCTATGATTGCAGGGTGTGGTAAAGAAGAGAAAAAAGAAAATGATACAGCAGCAAAAGCAAAAGATTCATATGTAATTAAGCATGCGATGGGGGAAACAACTGTAAACGGAACACCTAAAAAAGTTGTTGTTTTAACAAATGAAGGTGCTGAAGCGTTATTAGCTGTAGGGATCACACCAGTTGGAACTACAAAGCCACGTGCTGGGGATGAATGGTATCCCCATTTAGCGAAAGAATTGAAAGATACGAAAGTTGTAGGAACTGAGCGTGATATTAATTTAGAAGCTATCATGAAGCTAAAGCCAGATTTAATTATCGGGAATAAAATGCGCCATGAAAAAATATATGAGCAGCTAAAAGAAATTGCACCAACTGTTTATGCCGAAACATTACGCGGAGATTGGAAAGAAAACTTTACGTTATATACAAAAGCGGTAAATAAAGAAAAAGAAGGGCAAAAAGCTCTGGATGATTATAAAAAACGTATTGAAGGAATGAAAGAGAAGTTAGGAGATAAATTGAATTCTAAAGTTTCAATTATTCGTTTCGTACCAGGTGACGTTCGTATTTATCAGAAAAACTCATTCTCAGGTGCAGTTTTAAATGATATTGGATTTAAGCGACCACCACTGCAAGATAAAGACGATTTCGCAATAAAAGGAATTACAAAAGAGCAAATCCCAAATATGGATGGAGACTACTTATTCTATTTTACATCTGATAAAGATGCTGATAAAAATAACGAAGGAAATACATTAGCAAAAGAATGGACAGAAGATCCACTCTTTAAACAGTTACAAGCTTCGAAAAATAATAAAGTGTTCCAGGTAGACGAAGTAATTTGGAATACAGCAGGTGGTATTAAGGCTGCAAACCTTATGTTAGATGATATTGAAAAATATTTTCTTAAATAA
- the dat gene encoding D-amino-acid transaminase, giving the protein MKGAHEDWILFNGRMINTKEEQPIVSLEERGLQFGDGIYEVFRLYNGKPHLLDLHLERFFKSMKEIQIKPPFTKEELIEQLEQLIEKNQFRDDGNVYLQISRGVQPRNHVYEPDLKSTYFANIVAFPRPTTTMNEGIKVTVEEDIRWKFCHIKSLNLLPNIMIKNKINGQGYQEAILVRDGIVTEGCHSNFFMIKNDKLITHPADHFILHGITRHHVITLAKELHIEVEEHEFSLQEVFDADECFFTATPLEIFPVVQIGDEQFRDGIRGPITKKLQAAYEESITSFQVTN; this is encoded by the coding sequence ATGAAAGGTGCTCATGAAGATTGGATTTTGTTTAACGGGAGAATGATAAATACGAAGGAAGAACAGCCGATAGTTTCATTAGAAGAGCGGGGATTACAATTTGGTGATGGAATATATGAAGTGTTCCGATTATACAATGGGAAACCTCATTTATTAGATTTGCATTTAGAAAGATTTTTTAAATCTATGAAGGAAATTCAAATCAAACCACCTTTTACAAAGGAAGAGTTAATCGAACAACTTGAGCAATTAATTGAAAAAAATCAATTTCGAGATGACGGCAATGTATATCTTCAAATATCGAGAGGTGTGCAACCACGAAACCATGTGTATGAGCCGGATTTGAAATCAACATATTTTGCAAATATCGTAGCGTTTCCAAGACCGACTACTACGATGAACGAAGGAATAAAAGTAACTGTAGAAGAGGATATTCGCTGGAAGTTTTGCCATATAAAATCTTTAAATCTTCTTCCGAATATTATGATTAAGAATAAAATTAACGGGCAAGGATACCAAGAAGCGATATTGGTTCGAGATGGAATTGTAACAGAAGGTTGTCATTCGAATTTCTTTATGATAAAAAATGATAAGTTGATTACGCATCCAGCTGATCATTTTATTTTACATGGCATTACGCGCCACCATGTCATTACATTAGCGAAAGAACTACATATTGAGGTAGAAGAGCACGAATTCTCATTACAAGAAGTATTTGATGCTGATGAATGCTTTTTTACAGCAACACCACTTGAAATATTCCCTGTTGTTCAAATTGGTGATGAACAGTTTAGGGATGGAATAAGAGGACCGATTACGAAGAAATTACAGGCGGCTTATGAAGAAAGTATCACATCTTTTCAAGTAACAAATTAA
- a CDS encoding MerR family transcriptional regulator has product MYTVHEVAKLAHITVKTLHHYHKIDLLIPEQTTEAGYRLYGKKDLERLQQILFYKELDFSLKEIKQLLDGEIDRENTLIQQKNLLEQKIDRFKGLIKTISASIKSVKEGVDLDMETMFKGFETEEEWQEALKDQNEHLKKEYDFDLSNQTIDIESMNDSAMEAQSFNEDMIRFLQEGFSANDPKVLDRVKEHVSFLEKKGHPSTPQDFLNQTEFFIVDDFHRNMLEQWQVGYTYFLNKAATNYLENIK; this is encoded by the coding sequence ATGTACACCGTTCATGAGGTTGCAAAGCTAGCTCATATAACAGTAAAGACGTTACACCATTATCATAAAATAGATCTTTTAATACCAGAGCAAACGACAGAAGCCGGTTATCGTTTATATGGGAAAAAAGATTTAGAACGATTACAACAAATTCTGTTTTACAAAGAATTAGATTTTTCTCTCAAGGAAATTAAACAATTATTAGATGGTGAAATCGACAGGGAAAATACTTTGATACAACAAAAAAATTTACTAGAACAAAAAATCGACCGATTTAAAGGGCTAATTAAGACGATCAGTGCCTCTATTAAAAGTGTTAAAGAAGGAGTCGATTTAGATATGGAAACAATGTTTAAAGGGTTTGAAACTGAAGAAGAATGGCAAGAAGCCTTAAAAGACCAAAATGAACATTTGAAAAAAGAATATGATTTTGACTTGTCGAATCAAACAATTGATATAGAATCAATGAACGACTCTGCCATGGAAGCACAGTCATTTAATGAAGATATGATTCGGTTCTTACAAGAAGGTTTCTCTGCAAATGATCCAAAAGTCTTGGATCGTGTAAAAGAACATGTATCCTTTTTAGAAAAAAAAGGTCATCCATCAACGCCGCAAGACTTTCTAAATCAGACAGAGTTTTTCATCGTTGACGACTTTCATAGAAATATGCTTGAGCAATGGCAAGTGGGTTACACTTATTTTCTAAACAAAGCAGCAACTAATTATTTGGAAAATATTAAATAG
- the gntK gene encoding gluconokinase, whose protein sequence is METRGRIIGIDIGTTSTKTVVFTEKGKVVASHAIDYPIIQPNVGWAEQDPDIICSAVYKTVSVAIEKGNVLPEDISSIGISTAMHALIAVDENGAPLTRSIIWADNRSTKQAEKLLQHMNGHEIYRRTGTPIHPMSPLSKLLWMKEEEPELYASTYKFISIKEYVIYQLFSRYVVDYSIASATGLFNLDTLNWDEDVLEMLNISSEQLSSPVPTTYILSGMKPELAKKMGIHAETPIVIGASDGVLANVGVGAVSPGAAAITIGTSGAVRTISSNINTDEKGRTFCYALTDEHWVIGGPTNNGGILLRWLRDEFGSPEQEVARKLGIDPYDLLIKYAESVPAGADGLLFLPFLSGERAPYWNANARGTFFGINLQHKREHFIRAVMEGVCMSVYSVALAIRDCTGPLTEIRVSGGFAKSAFWRQMLSDMMGKELLVPESHEASALGAAAVALYAVGKIDSLEEVKDWIDIVHHHVPNKENTALYLEMFYMYERLYNRLKEEFDCIAAFQRKQ, encoded by the coding sequence ATGGAAACAAGGGGGAGAATAATCGGGATTGATATCGGTACCACAAGTACAAAAACGGTTGTGTTCACAGAAAAAGGTAAAGTCGTTGCGTCACATGCAATTGATTATCCAATCATTCAACCGAACGTCGGATGGGCTGAGCAAGATCCGGATATAATATGTTCTGCTGTATATAAAACTGTAAGCGTTGCCATCGAAAAGGGTAATGTGTTACCAGAAGATATTTCTTCAATCGGCATTAGTACAGCAATGCACGCATTAATTGCAGTAGATGAAAATGGAGCACCGTTAACACGTTCTATCATTTGGGCGGATAATCGGAGTACAAAACAAGCAGAAAAACTATTACAACATATGAATGGACATGAAATTTATAGACGAACTGGTACACCCATTCATCCGATGTCACCGCTTTCTAAATTGTTGTGGATGAAAGAAGAAGAACCAGAGTTATATGCAAGTACGTATAAATTTATTTCCATTAAAGAGTATGTAATCTATCAATTATTTTCACGCTATGTAGTTGATTATTCAATTGCATCTGCTACAGGGCTATTCAATTTAGACACGCTAAATTGGGATGAAGATGTGTTGGAAATGTTAAATATTTCTTCAGAACAGTTATCAAGTCCTGTACCAACTACTTATATTTTATCGGGTATGAAGCCGGAATTAGCAAAGAAGATGGGGATTCATGCAGAAACACCAATTGTCATCGGAGCGAGTGATGGGGTTCTTGCAAATGTAGGTGTTGGTGCGGTATCGCCAGGTGCGGCTGCAATTACGATTGGAACGAGTGGTGCCGTTCGTACAATTTCATCGAACATTAATACGGATGAGAAGGGAAGAACATTTTGTTATGCATTAACAGACGAGCATTGGGTGATCGGCGGACCAACGAATAACGGTGGAATATTACTTAGATGGTTACGTGATGAATTTGGTAGCCCAGAGCAAGAGGTAGCAAGAAAGCTTGGAATTGATCCATATGATTTATTAATTAAGTATGCAGAAAGTGTACCGGCTGGAGCAGATGGATTACTATTTTTACCGTTCTTATCTGGAGAACGTGCACCTTACTGGAATGCAAATGCTCGTGGTACATTCTTCGGGATAAACCTTCAGCATAAACGAGAACATTTTATACGAGCAGTTATGGAAGGTGTTTGTATGAGTGTGTATTCAGTAGCACTTGCAATTCGGGATTGTACAGGCCCACTGACTGAAATACGTGTTTCAGGGGGCTTTGCGAAATCTGCATTTTGGAGACAAATGTTATCCGATATGATGGGGAAAGAATTGCTTGTTCCTGAAAGTCATGAAGCATCTGCGCTTGGGGCAGCAGCAGTTGCTTTATATGCAGTAGGTAAAATTGACTCTCTTGAAGAGGTGAAGGATTGGATTGATATTGTCCATCACCATGTACCGAATAAAGAAAATACGGCTTTATACTTAGAAATGTTTTATATGTATGAACGACTTTACAATCGCTTGAAAGAAGAATTTGATTGTATAGCTGCTTTCCAACGTAAACAATAG
- a CDS encoding N-acetylmuramoyl-L-alanine amidase, giving the protein MKLVIDAGHGGYDSGAVGNGLVEKDLTLQIARRVRDIVSANYPITIKMTRDSDVFISLSERANIANSFGADYFISFHINSGGGTGFESYIYNALSDSSSAYQKQQKMHAAVNPVLTKYGLRDRGAKKANYAVLRETTMDAILTETAFIDTTLDANLLKNPQFIEDLCQAYAKGIAAILGAAPNPQPPNPGPQTKGIAYIRGNNVNLRSGPSTSASVIRQLNPPESYVVYQESNGWLDLGNGQWIYNDPSYIDFVKTGNSDGSPIGVAYIQGANVNLRSGPSTSASVIRKLNKPESYLVYINQNGWLNLGGSQWIYNDPSYIKYSQY; this is encoded by the coding sequence ATGAAACTTGTTATAGATGCTGGGCATGGTGGATATGATTCTGGAGCTGTTGGCAATGGCTTAGTGGAAAAAGATTTAACACTGCAAATTGCTAGACGTGTTCGAGATATTGTGTCGGCAAACTACCCAATTACGATTAAAATGACACGTGATAGTGATGTGTTTATCTCTTTATCAGAACGTGCTAATATTGCTAATTCCTTTGGTGCAGACTATTTTATCTCATTTCACATTAATAGTGGCGGCGGCACTGGCTTTGAAAGTTATATTTATAATGCGTTATCTGATAGTAGTTCAGCATATCAAAAGCAACAAAAAATGCATGCAGCAGTCAATCCTGTATTAACAAAATACGGCCTTCGCGATCGAGGGGCAAAAAAAGCAAATTATGCAGTGCTTAGGGAGACTACAATGGATGCAATATTAACAGAGACGGCTTTTATTGATACAACGCTTGATGCCAATTTACTAAAAAATCCACAATTTATAGAAGATTTATGTCAGGCATATGCAAAAGGAATCGCGGCGATTTTGGGGGCAGCACCAAACCCTCAGCCACCAAATCCAGGACCACAAACGAAAGGAATCGCTTATATTCGTGGGAATAATGTAAATTTAAGAAGTGGTCCATCAACATCTGCTTCTGTTATTCGTCAGCTAAACCCTCCCGAGTCTTATGTAGTATATCAAGAAAGTAATGGTTGGTTAGATTTAGGAAACGGACAATGGATTTATAATGATCCATCGTATATTGATTTCGTGAAGACTGGAAATAGTGATGGAAGCCCAATCGGTGTCGCTTATATACAAGGGGCGAATGTGAATTTAAGAAGTGGTCCGTCAACATCTGCTTCTGTTATTCGAAAGTTAAATAAACCAGAATCCTATTTAGTATATATCAATCAAAACGGTTGGTTAAATCTTGGCGGGAGCCAGTGGATTTATAATGATCCATCATATATTAAGTATAGTCAATATTAG
- a CDS encoding MurR/RpiR family transcriptional regulator, whose product MPGTKSGIGKIQASLNGLSPKLRSIAEHIMKHPQDVVHKSITELAEVTNSSEATIFRLCKHLGFQGFQDLKITLAREIVHTPMQNIHEEVSAEDDMVTVAKKVFHSHITGLQDTLHLLNDEALEQAVCALQEAKRIEFYGNGGSGIIAMDAYHKFMRIGISCIAHTDSHFQIMGAGLLTKEAVVIAISHSGSNKGLLEALEVAKTRGAHIIAITSYQKSALSQLADITLYTSTRETEFRTEASSSRLAQLSLLDTLYVGLSLQRQEETLQNLQSIRETISMKRI is encoded by the coding sequence ATGCCTGGCACAAAAAGTGGAATCGGTAAGATTCAGGCTTCGTTAAATGGTCTATCACCGAAATTACGAAGTATCGCTGAACATATAATGAAGCATCCGCAAGATGTTGTACATAAATCAATTACAGAATTAGCAGAAGTTACGAATAGTTCAGAGGCAACGATTTTTCGGTTATGTAAACACCTTGGGTTTCAAGGATTTCAAGATTTAAAGATTACATTAGCTCGTGAAATTGTACACACGCCAATGCAAAATATTCATGAAGAAGTATCGGCAGAGGATGATATGGTAACTGTCGCTAAAAAAGTTTTTCATTCACATATTACAGGATTGCAAGATACGCTACATTTATTAAACGATGAAGCACTAGAGCAAGCGGTATGTGCCCTGCAAGAAGCGAAAAGAATAGAGTTTTACGGGAATGGTGGATCAGGTATTATTGCGATGGATGCCTATCATAAGTTTATGAGAATAGGCATTTCATGTATCGCCCATACCGACTCACATTTTCAAATTATGGGGGCAGGCTTGCTTACAAAAGAAGCAGTAGTCATCGCTATTTCTCATTCTGGAAGTAATAAAGGATTGCTTGAAGCGCTAGAAGTAGCGAAAACAAGGGGAGCACACATTATTGCGATTACAAGCTATCAAAAATCAGCATTAAGCCAACTTGCTGACATAACGCTATATACCTCAACACGAGAGACAGAATTCCGTACGGAAGCGAGTTCATCAAGATTAGCGCAACTTAGTTTGTTAGATACTTTATACGTAGGTTTATCATTACAGCGCCAAGAAGAAACGCTGCAAAATTTGCAAAGTATCCGTGAAACTATTTCAATGAAACGAATATAA
- a CDS encoding GAF domain-containing sensor histidine kinase — MRRLEALKEIAELLNEATDLQEMLEKVLHTLLQVMNLQTGWIFFIDEKGTHRMLVDTNLPPALTWKEKKPMCEGNCWCVERFVNGRLEKATNIIECKRIEDAIEYNWGETEDVTHHATIPLRAGSEKFGLLNVASPHKTHFSEEELALLEAIAFQIGTTIQRIRLVEKERKYVVVAERNRLARDLHDSVKQLLFSIMLTAKGTLNMTKDKELHEMLRYIGELSQEALQEMTLLIWQLRPEGLEKGLAEAIQNYGRLLGIQVEIRIDGVISIGDEIEEVLWRISQEALHNCKKHASCEKICVRLRVESNKLYFYIEDDGIGFIQEQVRESALGLKSMKERIELMRGIFRIKTEPGKGTKIEIQLPV, encoded by the coding sequence ATGAGGCGTTTAGAGGCGTTAAAAGAAATTGCTGAATTACTAAATGAGGCAACAGATTTACAGGAGATGTTAGAAAAAGTATTACATACATTATTACAAGTTATGAATTTACAAACAGGTTGGATTTTTTTCATTGATGAAAAAGGAACGCACCGTATGCTTGTCGATACAAACTTACCTCCAGCACTTACATGGAAAGAAAAGAAACCGATGTGTGAGGGGAATTGTTGGTGCGTAGAGCGATTTGTGAATGGTCGTTTAGAAAAGGCGACAAATATTATTGAATGTAAGCGAATAGAAGATGCGATCGAATATAATTGGGGGGAGACAGAAGATGTTACGCATCATGCGACAATTCCCCTTCGAGCTGGATCGGAGAAATTCGGACTATTGAATGTGGCTTCTCCTCATAAAACGCATTTTTCAGAGGAAGAGCTAGCATTATTAGAAGCTATTGCTTTTCAAATTGGAACGACAATCCAACGAATCAGGCTAGTTGAAAAGGAACGTAAATATGTAGTTGTAGCAGAGAGAAATCGACTAGCTCGTGATTTACATGATTCGGTTAAACAATTATTATTTTCCATTATGCTTACTGCTAAAGGTACCCTTAATATGACGAAAGATAAAGAACTGCATGAGATGTTACGTTATATTGGGGAGTTATCACAAGAAGCGTTGCAAGAGATGACGTTGTTAATTTGGCAACTAAGGCCTGAGGGATTAGAAAAAGGGCTAGCAGAGGCGATTCAAAATTACGGAAGGCTGTTAGGGATTCAAGTGGAGATTCGTATTGATGGAGTAATCTCAATTGGGGATGAAATAGAAGAAGTTTTATGGCGGATAAGCCAAGAAGCATTACATAATTGTAAAAAGCACGCCTCATGTGAAAAAATATGTGTTCGTTTAAGGGTGGAAAGTAATAAGCTGTATTTTTATATTGAAGATGACGGGATAGGATTCATACAAGAACAAGTAAGAGAATCAGCGCTTGGCTTGAAAAGCATGAAAGAACGAATTGAGTTAATGCGAGGAATATTCCGAATAAAAACAGAGCCGGGAAAGGGAACGAAGATAGAGATTCAATTACCGGTTTGA
- a CDS encoding NUDIX domain-containing protein has protein sequence MDIHLFNRVFNTIIRLPKRQSGVWGVPGGFIELGESTEEVGRREALEETGIEIGTLQLVSVFSGKEFFVQLPNGDEFYPITIVYLCRDIRGGILKADGTESVNVQFFNLNQPPESISPFIKKLIQQQVVSI, from the coding sequence ATGGACATTCATTTATTTAATAGGGTTTTCAACACTATAATCCGATTACCCAAAAGACAAAGCGGTGTTTGGGGTGTTCCTGGTGGTTTTATTGAACTCGGAGAATCCACCGAAGAAGTTGGAAGACGAGAAGCTCTCGAAGAAACAGGAATTGAAATTGGTACACTTCAGTTAGTAAGTGTTTTTTCTGGAAAAGAATTTTTCGTACAATTACCGAACGGTGATGAGTTTTACCCTATTACGATCGTATACCTTTGCCGGGACATTAGGGGCGGTATTTTAAAGGCAGATGGAACAGAATCAGTAAACGTACAATTTTTCAACTTAAATCAACCACCAGAAAGTATTAGCCCTTTCATTAAGAAGTTAATTCAACAACAAGTAGTATCCATTTAA
- a CDS encoding cysteine hydrolase family protein → MKRALINIDYTYDFVAEKGALTCGKPGQDIERDLVHITKQYIENGDYVVFAIDKHEEKDSYHPETQLFPPHNIAGTKGRDLYGELQVIYEKHKDKENVYYMDKTRYSAFAGTDLEMKLRERGIEEVHLVGVCTDICVLHTAVDAYNKGFRIVVYEKAVASFNEQGHEFALVHFKSCLHAEVK, encoded by the coding sequence ATGAAACGAGCTCTTATAAATATTGATTATACATATGATTTCGTAGCTGAAAAAGGTGCGTTAACTTGCGGGAAACCAGGACAAGATATTGAGAGGGACCTTGTACATATAACGAAGCAATATATTGAAAATGGAGATTACGTAGTATTTGCGATTGATAAGCACGAAGAAAAGGATTCGTATCATCCAGAAACGCAGTTATTTCCACCTCATAACATAGCTGGAACAAAGGGACGAGATCTATACGGTGAACTGCAAGTTATATATGAAAAGCATAAGGATAAAGAAAATGTATACTACATGGACAAAACACGTTATAGTGCTTTTGCTGGAACGGATTTAGAGATGAAGCTTAGAGAAAGAGGAATAGAAGAAGTACATCTTGTAGGTGTATGTACTGATATTTGTGTTCTTCATACAGCGGTGGATGCTTACAATAAAGGATTTCGCATTGTTGTTTATGAAAAGGCAGTAGCATCTTTTAATGAACAAGGGCATGAATTTGCGCTTGTGCACTTTAAGTCTTGCTTACATGCAGAAGTAAAGTAA
- a CDS encoding response regulator, producing the protein MKIKLLLVEDHHIVRRGLVFFLKTREEFEIIGEAENGEEALAFVQTKKPDVVLMDLSMPKMDGIEATKRIKQYDEAIKILMLSSFSEQDYVLPALEAGADGYQLKEVQPDQLVASIIAVHQGNANFHPKVTPALLGRPAASKEQANPFSMLTKREQEVLREIAKGRSNKEIAAELHITEQTVKTHVSNVLAKLEVDDRTQAALYAVKHGIVG; encoded by the coding sequence GTGAAAATTAAATTACTACTTGTAGAAGACCATCATATCGTTCGGAGGGGGCTTGTATTCTTTTTAAAAACGAGGGAAGAGTTTGAGATTATTGGAGAAGCGGAGAATGGTGAAGAAGCGCTAGCCTTTGTTCAAACAAAAAAGCCAGACGTAGTATTAATGGATTTATCAATGCCGAAAATGGATGGTATTGAAGCAACCAAACGTATAAAACAATATGATGAAGCAATAAAAATTTTGATGTTAAGTAGTTTTTCAGAACAAGATTATGTGTTGCCAGCATTAGAAGCTGGCGCAGATGGTTATCAATTAAAAGAAGTGCAGCCAGATCAACTTGTTGCTTCCATTATTGCGGTACATCAAGGAAATGCAAATTTCCATCCGAAAGTAACACCAGCATTATTAGGACGCCCAGCAGCGAGTAAAGAACAGGCCAATCCTTTCTCTATGTTAACAAAAAGAGAGCAAGAAGTACTTCGTGAAATTGCGAAAGGGAGAAGTAATAAAGAAATTGCAGCGGAGCTTCATATTACAGAACAAACAGTTAAAACACATGTTTCAAATGTACTTGCTAAATTGGAAGTGGATGATAGAACGCAAGCCGCATTATACGCTGTGAAGCATGGTATTGTAGGCTAA